TTGTCGAACGCAACATACTTaccacccttctgcaaccaaagGAACCTAAGACGTTCCTTGCATACCGGACATGGAATTTGCCGTGAACACACCACCCGCAGAAGACCCATACGCCAGAAAATCGTGCAGAGAGTATTGATACCAAACATGCATCTTGAAGTTGGTCTTTGTGGCCCGATCATATGTCCATACCCCTTCCTCCCAAGCATGGACCAATTCATCAATCAgcggctccatgaacacacccatatttttcccgggtgtccaggaataatcaacgaTAACAACACGTTTTGTCGTTGCAATGCTATGCCTGGGGGGAGATTGAGGGGAATCAGAAACATGGGCCAACATGTGTATGTGGCAGCCATCGCTCCATACGGATTGAATCCATCAATTGCCAGCGCAATACGAACATTACGAGCCTCACTGGCTTTGTCCCGATGAAATGCTATCAAAGTaggtccatgcttcaccatctgATGCATGTAGCATCTTGTGGATTGTATcatttccctttcttatgcATGTCATCTGTTTCGCGGATTCCTCAGTCATGTACAGCCGTTGGATCCTCAGTATGGCCGGCAGGTGACGTAGGATTGTCACGGGGATATCAAGCTGCCTCTTGTTGCCATCACCAGAGTCAACCTCCAAGAACCTAGAGGATTTACACTTCGGACAGTACTTTTCTTCCGCGTATTCTTTCCTGAACAGGACACATCCGTTCGGACAGGCATGTATCTtgtcatacggcatcttgagtgcacgaagaaGTTTCTGTGACCTCGTACATACTCTTTGGCAGGATGTGACCCTCTGGAagcaggctgccaataactgtcaCTATACCATCAAAGGTGTCTCTGCTCAGGCTGTACCACGACTTCAACGCCATTACTcgtccaatggcatccagcTGAGAAACTTTTGTATGTCCgtgaaggggtttctgtgctGAGGCAAACATATCGTAAAACGCCTTTGCGGACCCCTCAGGCTCCTCCTCTACAAGTTCTTCAGCAACACGTGCCTCATGATAGTCATCTAACATGTCCACTACACCAGCCTCAGCATCAcaatcctcgacacgtggtctcaCCACGTCCTCTCTCCTACGATGGCCTTCACCATGATGGATCCACCGGGTATAGTTTGGCGTAAATCCATTAAGGAAgagatgttcccccatgacaTCCTGTGTTTGTCTTTTCCTGTTAGCACACTTGCTGCATGGACAGAAAATTCTAGCCGCTCCTTTAGCATTCTCGCCCCACGCCTGTTCCAAGAATTCATTGGTGTTCTTAATCCACTCAGGGCTGACATCTCTCTTACTACGGTGACCAGTGTACATCCACCTACGGTCCTCCATCGTCTACTATACACAACGAAAACTAGTTAATATCAATTATATATGATAAAAGTCTAGTAAAACTAAATTAATACGAAGTCTCTATAGACGATGGGCCCACGAAGAGATACGTTGGATGAAAGAAAAATGCTCAATTCTGCTGGCTGACCGAGACATGTCCTGGCGGACTATCCGCCAGTactagcggacagtccgccaggacctctcagccaGCCAAAAAACCTTCGTTCCAAGGGATTGATCCAAACTTTTAGATATCTTAGAGGGATGATTGGCTGCATATGAGACAAAGcagaacacaaataaaacacagTTTTCAAGGCAACCTAAAAAAGTTTACCACTTTAGATCAACAACCAAGAGAAATCGAGATTTTCACAAACAAAGCATGCATCATTTTGGAGATTCTTTTTGCTTAAATAAGAAATTATCTACTAGCCAAGCAGgtgtgcaacatttcattcaacacTCCTATAGTCAATAATGTTTAGCTCACTTCTTAACTCACAAACTCCGAAATCATTACTATAATTAAGCAATTGTTTCCTTTTAATATCCTTTTCAAATCTCCAATCCACAAGGGGTAGATCTATCGGGCATACGCGAACACATACTTCACAAGCATTGCAATCATCTTATGTACTAGCAAGGCGGGGTCGTCACCTAGACTGGAGGCGACGTTGCCGGCGGCGGACGGACGGTCGGCGACAGCACCCGAGGAGCGCTCCCCGGCGAGACGACGGCGTTGGGAAGACTGCTGTGTGGGAGCAGCGGCGTCGGGGTGTGAGCAGCGGCGTCGGTGGCCTCGGGGCGGCGAGCCCGCGGCCTCGGAGCGGCGAGCCAGCGGCCTCGGGGCGGCGAGCCCACGGcctcggcggcgggcgggcgtgggcgtgggcgggcgcggcgtgggcgggcgcggcggcgtgggcgggcgggcgcggcggcgtgggcggcgtgggcgggcgcggcgtgggcgggcgcggcggcgtgggcgtgggcggcgtgggcggcgtgggcgtgggcggcgggcgcggcggcgtgggcgtgggcggcgcggcgggcgggcgtgggcggcggtcgcggcggggggcggcggcgcgggcggcggcggccaggcgtgggcgtgggcggcgggccgcgggcggcgggcgtgggcgtgggcggtgGGCGAGCGAGATAAACCCgcttgtttgccgagtgccctagatctggcgctcggcaaaaccccatgtttgccgagtgcctccgatccgcggcactcggcaaagcccccgcccccggccccgctaTCTTCGATTGagccgccacccccacccccgggcccgctgcgccgccgccgctcccccgcccgcgccgcccccgccgcccccgccggccgccgccgctccccgcccgCGTTCCCGCCGCccatgcccgccgccgccgcgttccaggccgccgcgcgccgcccgcacgcgcccccgcccgcgcccgcccgcccgcccgccgcgccgcgccccgcccggcccgcgcccccgacgcccgcgcccgcgccgcccccgccgcccccgccgcgctgccgcccgcgttcccggccgccgcccgtgcccgcgccgccccctccgcgccgccgccgctcccccgccccgcgcccccgcccgcgttcccggccgccgcccgcgcccgcccgcccgcccccgcccgcgccccggcccgcgcccccgcccccgcccgacccgcgcccccgcccgcgttcccggccgccgcccgcgccgccgccgctctcccgccccgcggccccggcCGGCCCCGCCCGGCCCGCGCTCCGCTCTcccgccccgcggccccggcCGGCGCCCCCACCGCAGCCGTGCCCCCGGCctacgcccccgccgccgccgccgccgcggccccggcCCCGGCGTGTGCTGAGAATGTCTGCCTCTGACTTTTCAATGTAGTTGCACACAAGTCATTCATTTTAAAGATCTCGCTACTTGTTTCTCCATTACCACTCGCATCCCACCTTATGCATGTTGATTTCAGGTTGATTATCTAAAAAAGGCTGATCCAGCAAGAAGCTATATTATTCAGTGACTGATTGGTAACCAAGGCatgttgattttttttaataaCCTCCCTATTTTCTCTttgcttgattagaagtaaCGAAAGAACGGGTGGAGACAAACACAGGATTATGCTGTAACAATCAGAACTGAgagggcctggcggactgtccgccaggaccccTCAGTTCTGACGGACCGCTATTTCTTTGTGCTGTGCAGAGAGTGCTTGTTGTCTGTTACCTTTGGCTGTCATGTTGCTCTCACAATTTTCATAACTTGTGAGACCGAAAGAAACTTACCATAGGCATGTCTTGGGGCTTTTAGTCAACAATTAACACCCCTTTCGCACTTGTGATATGAGCTGAGTGCTCCTTGTGGCCAACTACATGATGACTTTCCAGAATTAAGTAGGGTTGGCTTACACCTTGAGTAACTGGGAGAATAGAGCAATCTGGGATTGTGATCTGTACTTGTTCAATATATAGGTATTGCTACTTGTATTTTTTGGGGGGCAAACAATTTTGAGCTGATAAGCTTTCGACCATATGAGACCCTAAATCTGTGTTTTCGACCATATGAGACCCTAAATCTGTGTTTTCGACCTACGCCATTACACGTTGTTTTGTTCATAAAAACTTGTATCATATTcaattgatattattctcggcTATGTATTTCGAAAATAAGACATCTCTTTTTTTGTGCATTGATCCATAATGTATATGGATTTTATTTCCTTCTTGGCAGGACTTCGTTCCATCAGTTTCAACAACTAGCCATTGTATGTCCGGTTCAGTGTCAACTGAGGAATCGTGTTCGACTGTACCGCCGCTCTCAGCTCGAAGGCCGAGTCCAACACAGGTTTGTTTTAGTTGAATTGAGGTGTTCCAAAGTTAATCGGTCCAGTTGGCTTGATTCATGGCGGGACTAAATCAAATATGCAACAAGTTTTTTGCATACAAATTTCCCAATGACTTATTGACTCATTCTTTCAGTTGAACACCCGGTCGAAAAGAAGCTCACCTGCAAGGGTTAAGGAAAACACCCAGTCGGAATCATGTGGAAGCTCACCTGCAAGGTTTAGTTGTCCTTATAATTTGTATACGAAATTATTTGCACATTTCCAAATAGTTCTGACGCAAGTTTTTTTAATATTATTAAGTGGACCGATAGAGCTGGAGTATGAAATGTAAGTTTGTCTGCATCCttataattatttttgaacaggAAAGTCAAAAGTAAGCTGGATTATAAATTGTAGGTTTCCAACTGATCCGATGGACACGCGAAAAAGAATCCTTCTTTCTTTGCATGACATAAAGTTTGCGGATAGTAAGGATCAGTGGAGAGCTACTGATCCTGATGTACTGGAAAAAGTTGCACGAACTCTACAAGTTGTGGGTTGCAACTTGAGTATCGATGATATAAAAGAACATGTTACTGCATTGGAAAATGATGTCAAACTCCATTTGGTAAGCATTGCAATCCATATCATAATCCGAAACTTAGCTTAATCTTAATACCCTTCCAATCCACAAGTTTTTTTTTGGTTTATGCAGGCGGGTGAGCACTATATTTCAGAGCATTGGCTCACATATGCGGCAGTGTTTGACTATGTTACGCCTGACTATGTCGTCGAGACCCCGCCGACACATCTTGTAGACAATGATAATGTAGCCAATGAGCCTAATCCCAgaaagaagatgaagatgaagatgagatGCAACGCAGAGTCCACCAGCAGTGGCAAGTCAGATTCAAGCATTGGTGAACATTTTTCAAACCTGATGGAAGGTAAAGAATTTGCCGCACAACTCTTCATGGGTCGACTGAGTATGGAAAATTGTTGTGACAAAGCTATGAGGTGTGGTTTCAAAGGCAAAGAACTTCGTTCTGTTCTAAATTTATGCAGGTTAAATTGGGAGCAGCGTCAGATATTCTTGAAACTTGAAGATTCTGAAGCAAAGGACTATGCCTTAGAAGCTATTTACGGGTTtgtcccgccgccaccgcctccgcctctgccgccgccgccgacccagTGAGTTGTATGAACGTTTTCAAACTTGTATGGACTGTATATGTTCATTTATGCTGGCTCGGGACATTTGAACTTGTATGAACTTTGTCACGTGAGCATCCAATTGGCAAGCAAGTTGCACAACACAACATCACACTCTCTATCCAGGCAATGAATAAAGTTTGTCCGTGTCACTGGTGAATTTCACACTCATCTGTTACTAGGAGCGATAGAAGAGGATGCGTTGTTAATCGGGAAATATTGTGATAATAAAGCCATAAATGGAGCAGCCCTTTACCCAAAAGCTCTCACGCACAGGAAGCATCTAGCTAACGCGACGTCGATGGAAAAACATGAGGTCATGAGCATCTTGGTTGCTGCGGCAGTTCCTGCTGCACGCGTGCGCGGGGTGCCTGGGCCTCCATGGCTACtgaggctaagaaatttggACTCCTCATTTGCTGATCAGCCAAAGCGATCACAATGGCTTAAAAAGTGATAACAATCGCttaaatcttgcttggatcttgctcccTCGGCAAAGctggtgaatctcttgggaaagaacttgaatcttgcttggatcttgctcaaacccaaccctagaccaaggatttggagtggggaagctagggtttcactttggggagttttggagtgcttagaaggTGCTTGAGGCTAAGCTTATGCAGTTTGGCAGGGTGGATTTCCCGTTGGGGTCGAAGGGATATATACAGAGCCTCACTAAAAACTAGCCATTAGTCTGTTTTTaagtgtcctggcggactgtccgccaggacaggcggacagtccgccaggaccactcgggtttgcatttttctgttcaatgcatgggttccggatttggtttatttgtgttctaccacacactttccacatcccccttgatagtatgGTATACCTAGACtaaagaaaatataaaacaaagaattatcttcgcttgaaccacatttcttgaactggtaccgttctccaattttaacgaatcgtcgggtttgcatttttctgttcaaggcatgggttGGCTTCATTTCATAATGAGCAAACCAAATAAAGTCAAAGCATCATGATGAGATAAAACCAAGATAATGTAATATCACATGATTTCACAAACATAGAAAAGCAATAAGATCATAACCATGCAAACATCATCCATAAAAAGAAATTAGAAATTACAAGccaacttagttcaaatacGATACAAGCCAAGTCTCACATAGATCCAAAGTCTCACAACGACTCTAAAGGATGGAAAGATAAGAATGCTAGGAATGCTAGGATAcaatcttctccccctttggcatcaaacaccaaaaagagaaaagacaaaTGGAAGCTCGGAGCAGTaatcactcatcatcctcatcatcatcatcatcatcatcatcacctacATCATAATGCTCCCACGCAGCTGGAAAGTCCCTAGGAGGAGAAGGCGGAAATGAGGGCCAATCCGTCTCCTCAATGCCAAGGTGGCGCTCAATCCTGTTGATACTCTGCTGATTTGCCCGAGCGTGAGCACGAACTACATCGTTGGTGTTGCGGCATACTTTGAAGAGAGCTTTCAAGCCAGAAATAAAGGCATTGCCTTTCCTGCGAGGACGAGTCCTAGAAGAGGAAGGCATCGCCGAGGTGGAGGGCATATCCATAGTGGGCTGGGGTGGAGAGTGAGCTGATGGGGGAGACTCGCCCTCTGGTGGAAACTCTTGCTTCTTGGGAGGCTGTGGGCAATATGGGGCATGGACCGCATCATATCCAAACTCCATTCCAGTCACGGCATTAATCATCCTTTGAATGTATGGAGCATAGATAACTGGATTACTGCCATGATGGAGCATGTACCTCAACTCCGTCCAGAAAAAGTGAAAGACACTAAAGGGCGAATGATCAAAGTCCATAGCTAGAAGAAGGTTCTTGACCGTACCATGAATCTTGGTGCGATCACCCCTCTTGGGAGTCAAGGTCTCCCGGAATATCCTGTTCATGATCTCCATATATGGACGTAGTCCATGAGTCGTCGCTATATCCGGATCCTCATCCCGATAGAGAGTCATAAGAGCTTCATCCGTTGGATTGATGTCATCGTGAATTTCCATCTCATCTAGAGTGTCATCAAGCTTAAGGATAGTAGCAAATTGCTTGTATGAAACCCAGAAGGCGCGCCCTTGAAGATTGAAGTGAATAAAGGAATTCTTGCCCTCACCTTCAAACCAAGCAGTGGAGCAAAATTGAGCAACCAACTCATTGTTCCAATCTTGATTGAGGGCCAAGAATTCATAGAGGTGTTTCCTCTCACATTCACATATGACCAAGTCAAAGGTTGGATTATTTTTCTCACTCATTTTATCCCAATTGATGTACTTGGAGACGGTGATAGCATTCTTCTTCTCAATAAAGACGGATATGTACCAATCAGCTTGAAATTTGCTCCAAAACCTCCTATCCGTGATGTACTTCTCATAATCATAaggattttcctttctttccttaaATGCAGCACCtctttgctttgtggtgtaaTCCACTCGCTTCACTCCAGGGTCACCGAAGTTGATCCTTGTGTACTCCGGTCTGTGCATGATATACTTCCGGTAGGGTTGGAGTGGAGGGTACTCATCAAAGATAGGAACCTCCTCTTGAGGCACATCACCTTGTGGTTGAGCAGCTCTTTGGTAGCTACGCCTGGGTGCCGCATGGCTAGGACCGCCCATTTGCCCAGCTCGACTCATTGAAATTTTGGGCGTTGGCTTCCTTTTGCGCTTAGGTGGAGGAACGACTTCAATTTCATCGGAATCGGAGTTGGAGATGggatcatgcaagaacttggtcctcctctcatgcaccatctgtacatgtataggaagtatactgcttgattagaagtaatgaAAGAACGGGTGGATACAAACAAAGGATTATGCAGTAACAATCAAGactgagaggtcctggcggacagtccgcctcTCGGTTTTGAATGTTCCCGCGAAAACATGTGATGTCAAGAATTAATCCAATGGggctcaaactttgtaggcacattctagatgataatggaagcctagacttaaattttgaacaacaaTGAGTGGATAGATTGGGAGATCGACTTGAATAAAGGTTTAGGTTATGAAATGAACATGAACATGTGAACTAAAGATTTAGCCATCCATTCTTCAAGATTTTCAAAGAATAGCATGCTCTACCTAGCAGGAAACAATAGCTAAAAGCATTCCTCAAGATATGCATCGAGTAGAGAGATCGATGGAGGATTGTATATACCTTGTTCCTGCCCTAGGATGAATGGAAGTGCTTCCAAAGGATTGGAAAAGAGGGGAGAAGGTTCTTGCAGCCTGTGGAGGGGCTCCTTCGCCGTGGACCTTGCGGAGGAACCGAATCCTTGGCTCCACGGACAATGGGGGGCAATGGGGGGTGTTGTCCGTGGGGAAggaagagagagtgagaggagctagttgtgttatgtggatgaagagagatagaggagcttcatccaAGAGGTATAGAGGGTTTTGGACAGTCTCCCACGGACATAACACGATGGGCCCACGAAGAGATAGCTGGATGGAAGAAAAATGATAAGTTCTGCTGGCTGACCccgagaggtcctggcggactgtccgccaggacctctcagccagccaaaaaaatattttatttgccgagtgtcggtcagctgacactcggcaaatacaccctttgccgagtgtcaaaaatcaagcactcggcaaagataacggcgtttagggtttagggtttagggtatctgtttgccgagtgtatctgtttgccgagtgttaggctctcggcaaaatattttatgccgagtgtttttttttgCCGAgagcgacactcggcaaagaatatgtttgccgagtgcccgaaataTAGCGCTCGGCAAACCTTTTCACCCTCGGCAAACCTGGTCTCTCCGGTAGTGTAACTATGGCCCATGGGCACGATTAGCTAGGTGTTGCTTCAGCCAGAAAAAAATCAATTTTTTTGATGTCTGAATACCCCCGCGAGGAGTCAACTAACACAAATTCTATTTTCTTTTGTAGCCCACCCATGGAGGGATGAGCGCATGCAATAAAGATAAATCGGTGATGTCAACTAGAGTTTAAAACTAAAAGGTCAATAATCTTATTCTAAAATATTCTAAAATCAAAAGAGATTGAATAAAAATCTTATTGATGCtacaaaaatttatttagattcCTGATTTGAAAATTAGATTGTTACAAAAATTAATTTACTTCTTCAACGCGTCTAGCTAGAACGTGTTGGATATCGACGTGTGGTTTCCCCAATGACTCGAAAACTATAACTTTGCCTTCTCTGGTGCTCAGTTCATATGATGACTCATGATAGCAACTATATGACAGGTAGACCACGAAGAGGAAAACCTGCAAGGGGAATCTTGTCGGTGGTCGCTTGCTAGAGCGGTGTTGAAACAGGTGGAAAATGGAACAGAACAGGGATTTCACTTTTGCAAGGAGGTTCTTTATCTGGAGTGGCTCCAGTTGGTTGCATGGTCATCATCCGTGGCCAGCGCACCGGTCGTAGGTCGATGATGGTGAAGGGCGGGGCAGTAATTGGGAGGCGGGCATAGGTGGCCGTGGGCAGCTCGGAAGAGCTCCGATGGAAGGGAGATTCGGGATATAAGGAGTGGGGGAGCTGTATTATAGAGGGTTCTACAAATCTCTTAACCAACAATAGTAACACAAGTTGAGTCATCGGCATGCTTGTAGCACTTACCAGACTATTATAATGTAAGTATAAGATTGATTATTCCTAGATAATGCATAGTGCAAAAACAGTTCAAATACACTTGAACTGCGTACACGTGAAGCGGACATAAAACATGCAGAGTTAAGTAGGGAGCTGAATATATATGCATGCCAAATacaccccccccctctctctctctattcAAAACTACAGTTGGATCACTTCAGTTTTCTCCTAAGTTCGAATATATTTAGCTGCTGGTGATATAATAATAACACCTGTTGCACAGTGGTACTGCTGCATGGACTTAACGCTCCCTAACGCGCTCTACCAGAGTATCTTTTAGACGTGGAAGGTGCCTGTGTGGATTTAGTTACTGTTTTGGCGGGTGGTTTGCCTGAGTACACGATTGAGATCTTCTGTTGGCTGGGCCCAGGGTATTTGGATTCCCTACTCTCGAGTTAGTTAACTTCATGGTGGTTCAAAATGCACGCAGGACCTTCTGCAGTATAACTGAAAACTCAATCACCGTACACGCGGTTGTTTTGAGCGTTGTATAAAACCTAGGCCAAATAATAGTCTTTGATCCAATATGATTCACAGGGGTACCACTCTTACCAAAATATGAGGAAATAAATAACAAAGTTCCAAGACCTTTATTCATCACAAAGCCATTCAGGACAGTGCAAACAACACGCAAACAGCAAAGCGGTAACTTAAAGAAGCACACTTAGACGGACAGCTATGGGAATCCATCCATCAGCTACTGCTAAAGTACTGATCGGTAGGGCCCCTAGCTACTTTATTGTATTAAACTGCACACAGCTGAGTAATCAAACAGCAGCACAAGGCATCAAGGTGGCCACCAGCATGCATGCCCAACGGTTTCGGCCGGTAGTACTGTTGGTAGCATACTGTGTTGCATCTATGGCTGGGCACCCACGTATGCCCCGAGAGAGTTGAGCACCCCGCCGGAATGAGCAAAGAAGCCGACGATGGCGCCCTTATGCATTGGTATCTCGAAACCCTTCCCAGCTGCCGGATCACCGTACGGCCCGTATGGCTCCCCGTCGCTAGTGACAAAAGTCAGCGATTTGACATTGTTGTCGAATGTGCCGGAGAGGTTGGCCAAATACGCACCTGCTGGAATGGTAAACTAACGACGATTTTGGCACATTAGAATAGGTTGGTACATTAGCTATAACAACGTACAATGAATCGACAAGAACATACATACCGTAGCTTTTGAGCCTGCAGCTGTGCCCCACGTATCGACCGACGTAGTTGACCCCTGGTCATTTTCATACGAGAAGGAGATGCCGTTGATGTGTCCACCGGCACCGTCCTTGCTGCTATAAACAGTAACGCTCTGAAGTTTCTTGGATGTCCCGGTCATGTCGTGCGATGTACCCTGAGCACCACCGAACGGGCCGACGGCAATCATCGCCTGCATGTACATATGCATCCATATGGGTAAATATAACTAGCGAGCGAGCTAGCAGGTTACTGTAGCTAGCTGTACGTAGAAAACCTAGCTAGCTGCAGTGCACAGGTAGTCTTTCCCTAGCTCGGCCAGCATATGATGGATCAGTTCAGAAAAGCAATAATTAATGCGCTATTTATGGATCTAGAGAACTGATGATGC
The sequence above is a segment of the Panicum hallii strain FIL2 unplaced genomic scaffold, PHallii_v3.1 scaffold_190, whole genome shotgun sequence genome. Coding sequences within it:
- the LOC112878643 gene encoding protein GOS9-like gives rise to the protein MAMIAVGPFGGAQGTSHDMTGTSKKLQSVTVYSSKDGAGGHINGISFSYENDQGSTTSVDTWGTAAGSKATFTIPAGAYLANLSGTFDNNVKSLTFVTSDGEPYGPYGDPAAGKGFEIPMHKGAIVGFFAHSGGVLNSLGAYVGAQP